The genomic region ATAAACTGGTCGATAGTACTATCCGGCCAGTCTGAAAAATTACCCGTTGGGACTGGTGGGTTACTCAGTTGCTGAAAGGCCCAGAAGTCTCCTGGATCTTTCATGCGCTCAACCTCAGCGGTCGCAACACCATACCCAACGACTAGCAATAACGCAGCATTGATTAAAGCACTGTGTGATTTAAAGGCCTTGGGTATCAAAATGGTCAAAGGGAGAATATTCGGGGTTATTGGCATGTTTCCATAAATTGAAACGAAATACATGTGTAATTCTCGCTAGTGGAGGCTGCAATACAAAACCAGAGGAGCGCCAAGCGTTAAATTTCGAGCTAATAGGCTTCGTTGTAGGGCCTATAAACTTTGGCCTTTTAAGACTTCATCGTGAAACGAGCATGGTTTCAGCGCATTGAAGTTTGTTTTTGATCAAATGAGTATCTTCGGATTCTCTTGTTTCTTTTTATCATCCACTGCTCAAAATGAAACGAAACCTTTCCCACTTGCTACTCTTTACCTTCCTCTGGGTTGTAATCTTCTCAGGCTGCCAACCTTCGAATAAAACAAAGCTGGAGGAGACGCGCCCGAACATTATTTTTATAATGAGTGACGACCATGCCTACCAGGCTGTCAGTGCTTATGGATATGGACTGAACCATACTCCCAATATCGATCGCCTCGCAGCTGAGGGTGCCATATTCAATCAAGCTTCGGTAACTAACTCCATCTGTGCCCCAAGTCGGGCAGTGATGTTGACCGGCAAGCACAGTTTCAAAAATGGGAAGGTCGATAACCTGCTGCCTTTTAATTGGGATCAGGATAACTTTGCCAAAGCTCTGCAGGGAGCGGGTTATAATACAGCACTGGTTGGAAAAATACATTTGAACGGATTGCCTCAGGGATTCGATTACTCCAATGTGCTTCCGGGGCAGGGGAGTTATTACAACCCTGACTTCATTGAGAACGGGGTTGAAAAACAGATACATGGTTATGTGACACAGGTAACCACCGATATCGCATTGAATTGGTTGGAAAAGGAGCGCGATAAAGAAAAACCGTTTTTGCTTTTGTATCACCAGAAGGCTCCTCACCGGACATGGATGCCTGAGGAGAAATACTTTACCTTGTTTGATGATCGTGACTTCGATCTACCGGCAAACTTCTTCGATGATTACGAAGGCCGGCCCGCTGCGGCCAATCACGAGATGGGGATTTTCGAGCATATGGATGTCGTTTACGATTTGAAGATGCTCGACAAAGAAGGAGAACTTCAGACCAAGTATCGTGAGTATGGTAAGCGGATGTATGACCGGATGGATGACGACCAGAAGGCTGCCTGGGACGCTTATTACGATCCGCTAATCAAGGAATTCAAAGCGGCCAAATTAGAAGGCAAGGAGTTGGCTCACTGGAAGTTCAATCGCTACATCAAGGATTATTTACGTAGTATCCAGTCTGTGGATGATGGGGTAGGGCAGATTTTGGACTATTTGGAAAAAAATGGATTATCTGAAAATACGATCGTGGTTTATACCTCGGATCAGGGATTTTATTTGGGAGAGCATGGGTGGTTTGATAAACGATTCATGTACGAAGAATCTTTCAAGATGCCCCTGTTAATTCGTTACCCGAAAGAAATTCAACCCGGAGTGAAGCTGGAACAATTGGTGCAGAATCTTGATTTCGCTCCCACGTTTCTTGATTATGCCGGGCTTGATATTCCTGAAGACATGCAGGGGGAATCATTTCGAAAAGTATTAAACGGAGAGTCAGGGAAGTTTCGCGATCACGCCTACTATACCTATTACGAGTATCCTGGGGAACACAGCGTCATGAGGCATTATGGAGTCCGGACCGATCGTTACAAACTCATCCATTTCTACCACGATATGGACTACTGGGAGTTATATGACTTAAAGGAAGATCCCTCGGAAATGCACAATGTGTACAACAAGCCCGGATACGCCATTATTCAGGCGGCACTTGAAAAGAAACTTATAGAGGTGCGTGAGGCATACGGAGACAGCGATCAACTCGATAAGGAGCAGCTCGATTTCTACTTGGAGTTTATGCGAAACCGGAATCGATGAGCTGTTCCATGCTTCGCGTAAACAGTAGCGATGCTGGTGACAGCATCGTGCGGCTACATTTTCGCCAAGAACTGGATGCTCTGCTGAATGCTTGCTATCGGATTAGGAGATTCATCTTGCTCAACATGGCAGTGGTCGACTCCTGCAACCCAGGCGGCTTCGATAATTGGCTCCATTTTAATGATACCGTTTCCAAGTTCTCTAAACGCGTCTCTTGGCACGGCTCCATTGTCATATTCTGGAAGCTTCACTCCTGGTTTTAAATTTTTCAGATGAAGTTGTGACACACGACCTTCGAGTTTTCTCATTAAATCAACTGAGTCGACGCCACCTACTTGAACCCAAAAGACATCCAGCTCAAACATCATTTCATCGGAGAATTCTTCCATGAAAATATCGAAACCGGATTTACCGCCCTTGAGAGGTGCGAATTCAAAATTGTGATTGTGGTAAGACAGTTGAATTCCGGCAGACTTGGCTTTGGCGGCCGCCTTGTTTAAGTTTTCCGCCAAGCGTTTGTAGTCATCCAGGTTTTGACGATTGTGTTCATGGACGTAGGGCACGACGAGATTCGAAAGTCCATGCTCGTGAGCTTTGTCGAGAATGGTGTTAAAAGGAATGGTGCCCGACTTATCCGGATCGGTCACAGACTCCCAGGCAAAGTGGGAAGAGTTCACTGCCATCCCGTTGTCTTTAGCCGCTTTAATCATATCCTCTGCATTGGGAAATCCGTAAGGTTCGACCTGTTTGTAACCAGCTTCTGCCACGGCCTTTATGGTTCCCGCAGTATCTTCTTTGATCTGATTACGAAGTG from Verrucomicrobiota bacterium harbors:
- a CDS encoding sulfatase, encoding MKRNLSHLLLFTFLWVVIFSGCQPSNKTKLEETRPNIIFIMSDDHAYQAVSAYGYGLNHTPNIDRLAAEGAIFNQASVTNSICAPSRAVMLTGKHSFKNGKVDNLLPFNWDQDNFAKALQGAGYNTALVGKIHLNGLPQGFDYSNVLPGQGSYYNPDFIENGVEKQIHGYVTQVTTDIALNWLEKERDKEKPFLLLYHQKAPHRTWMPEEKYFTLFDDRDFDLPANFFDDYEGRPAAANHEMGIFEHMDVVYDLKMLDKEGELQTKYREYGKRMYDRMDDDQKAAWDAYYDPLIKEFKAAKLEGKELAHWKFNRYIKDYLRSIQSVDDGVGQILDYLEKNGLSENTIVVYTSDQGFYLGEHGWFDKRFMYEESFKMPLLIRYPKEIQPGVKLEQLVQNLDFAPTFLDYAGLDIPEDMQGESFRKVLNGESGKFRDHAYYTYYEYPGEHSVMRHYGVRTDRYKLIHFYHDMDYWELYDLKEDPSEMHNVYNKPGYAIIQAALEKKLIEVREAYGDSDQLDKEQLDFYLEFMRNRNR
- a CDS encoding sugar phosphate isomerase/epimerase, giving the protein MKRRTFLKTSLAASLATSATMKAFALAENNPYRKNVGIQLYTLRNQIKEDTAGTIKAVAEAGYKQVEPYGFPNAEDMIKAAKDNGMAVNSSHFAWESVTDPDKSGTIPFNTILDKAHEHGLSNLVVPYVHEHNRQNLDDYKRLAENLNKAAAKAKSAGIQLSYHNHNFEFAPLKGGKSGFDIFMEEFSDEMMFELDVFWVQVGGVDSVDLMRKLEGRVSQLHLKNLKPGVKLPEYDNGAVPRDAFRELGNGIIKMEPIIEAAWVAGVDHCHVEQDESPNPIASIQQSIQFLAKM